The following proteins are co-located in the Triticum aestivum cultivar Chinese Spring chromosome 1A, IWGSC CS RefSeq v2.1, whole genome shotgun sequence genome:
- the LOC123042477 gene encoding uncharacterized protein isoform X1 has product MGISYLHSHRGGNVDAMAQQRRLGSLWSFLRQQDVGESIAAGNGLSDLLRIFSMSTCDDTNSNVIFSAPGSKKAEVLGDSDVGMVTSFSNIDSQIQLALSSWTCPAWTTTCSCSRTPPTAESTPSMAAPLTRRASLGRERRTRTNKRLRRLQDLIPYMDKVTRPIHIQEICDQLPQGPASSTQ; this is encoded by the exons ATGGGAATCAGCTACTTGCATTCGCACAGAGGAGGCAATGTCGACGCGATGGCACAGCAGAGGAGGCTGGGCTCGTTGTGGAGCTTCTTGAGGCAGCAGGATGTCGGTGAGAGCATCGCTGCCGGCAATGGCTTGAGTGACCTCTTGAGGATCTTCTCCATGAGCACATGTGACGACACCAACTCCAACGTCATCTTCTCAGCGCCCGGCAGCAAGAAGGCCGAGGTGCTCGGCGACAGCGATGTCGGCATGGTCACCAGCTTCAGCAACATCGACTCCCAG ATTCAGTTAGCCCTCTCGAGCTGGACATGCCCAGCATGGACGACTACCTGCAGCTGCAGCAGGACTCCGCCGACTGCAGAGTCCACGCCAAGCATGGCTGCACCACTGACCCGCAGAGCATCGCTTGGGAGg GAAAGAAGAACAAGGACCAATAAGAGGCTAAGGAGGCTGCAAGACCTCATTCCCTACATGGACAAGGTCACAAG GCCAATACACATTCAGGAAATATGTGACCAGCTTCCCCAAGGTCCCGCATCGTCTACTCAG TAA
- the LOC123042477 gene encoding uncharacterized protein isoform X2: protein MGISYLHSHRGGNVDAMAQQRRLGSLWSFLRQQDVGESIAAGNGLSDLLRIFSMSTCDDTNSNVIFSAPGSKKAEVLGDSDVGMVTSFSNIDSQLALSSWTCPAWTTTCSCSRTPPTAESTPSMAAPLTRRASLGRERRTRTNKRLRRLQDLIPYMDKVTRPIHIQEICDQLPQGPASSTQ, encoded by the exons ATGGGAATCAGCTACTTGCATTCGCACAGAGGAGGCAATGTCGACGCGATGGCACAGCAGAGGAGGCTGGGCTCGTTGTGGAGCTTCTTGAGGCAGCAGGATGTCGGTGAGAGCATCGCTGCCGGCAATGGCTTGAGTGACCTCTTGAGGATCTTCTCCATGAGCACATGTGACGACACCAACTCCAACGTCATCTTCTCAGCGCCCGGCAGCAAGAAGGCCGAGGTGCTCGGCGACAGCGATGTCGGCATGGTCACCAGCTTCAGCAACATCGACTCCCAG TTAGCCCTCTCGAGCTGGACATGCCCAGCATGGACGACTACCTGCAGCTGCAGCAGGACTCCGCCGACTGCAGAGTCCACGCCAAGCATGGCTGCACCACTGACCCGCAGAGCATCGCTTGGGAGg GAAAGAAGAACAAGGACCAATAAGAGGCTAAGGAGGCTGCAAGACCTCATTCCCTACATGGACAAGGTCACAAG GCCAATACACATTCAGGAAATATGTGACCAGCTTCCCCAAGGTCCCGCATCGTCTACTCAG TAA